The nucleotide window CATATATCCAAGCTTTAAATGATATGTATAATAGAGCAAGGACCGTCGTaaaaactcatgaaggacaaaccgaaagcttccccataactgtagggttacatTAAGGCTCATTTTAAGTCCTTATCTTTTTGCATTAGtgatggatgagttaacaaacatattcaagatgatattccttggtgtatgttttCCGTAGATGACAAAGACAAAGTATATGAAGTGCAAGTTCAATGCGAATGAAGGCtcaaacgagttaggggtgaggattgaagatcaggaagtaccaaagagcgaccgctttcgctacctaagatTTATACAGCTGATCCTACTTAGGGGCAAAAgactttattgttgttgttatatGAGTTGCCATGGTACTTTTAAATAGTATAATATTCTCTTTGCTTATATCTCTTTTATCATTAAAAACACAAATGTCACTACACTAATAGCTAATTGATATGATACACAAATGttcgtatttttttttcttctgaacaATGATATTCATTCTTAATACACTCTAAATTCGTCTAGCTAGTGGTGAATCAAATGAAGGGAGGGGGCATGTGCCCCCTCTCAATATGTGTAAGTCATTTGACAAAATTACCACCAAAACCTGAACAACATCAACATCTCTTCAATGTAACTCTATCACTCGATCCTCGTCCAAGGTCACTGAGAAGCAGATTTCATAGTTGGTTATGGCAACTCACGCCACTGTTTTTGGAAAATCATTTTCAGTTAACATAATAAAAGGCTCTTTAACTCTTCCTCCTCTCAATCGTGTTATAAATTGAAACTCTCGGCTCTATACATATTTGACTTATAGACACAAATAAAAGAGTAGTAAAGGGCGGGGATGTATGCTAAAAACACAATGCCTAAATGCTCAACGAAATGCCtcaccaaaaaaaattgaaatttgtttttGGTGCTACGCGCACTATTGTTGGAATGCAACGAGAATAGAGTCTTGCATCTGTTGTGGGCGGGGACGTACGCTAAAAACACAATGCCTAAATGCTCAACGAAATGcctcaccaaaaaaaaattaaaatttgtttttggtgCTACGCGCACTATTGTTGAAATGCAACGAAAATAGAGTCTTGCATCTGTTGTGACCCCGTGAGCTAACTTTCTAACTTCACCCCTCCGTTTAATCTACTTGCGCTCCAAAACAATTGATggatgtggttttttttttttttaaatctaagGTTCAAGCACTCTCTTAATGTAACTGAGAATAGTAAaaagttatattaaaaaaattattcttcTAAATTTATTCCCATTTCACCGATTAGCTTTGTTCACTTTTATCTTCAACAAACTTCGAATATCTAATTTAAGGGATCGAAAATAGTTCTTGGTCTAATATTGTTCCTTTTGATATtctcatttcttcttagtactaATTCTCGTCACGagtttaaaacccaaattctgaATAAGAAGTGATGTTATTTGGACACACAAAACAAATCGTTTTGCTAATAAACTCTCTTATACATGTGCGTCCCATTtgtgtttatttggagagttaaaatcaaattaaaattgtCCCCTACGGTTTGTCCTCAACTGCAAATACTTTAGGTAAAGAACACATAAAATTTAACAACAATTGACATCTGCATTATTCTCATCTAATGTATTAGTTGGAGACTTGTAGgaatttcattttcttattgcttctctttttcttaaaaaaataaataaattgttagccaaaaagaaaaaagcaattTCCATTTATGTTTTGAACCCGTCAAGAAATCGGAAATTGACAACAGTGGCGTGTCGTGGTAGTTGAATttccaaaacccagaaatccaAACACATCTTCTTCTCTCAGACTCCGATATACATCAAACCAAACAGCAGAAAGTGACACAAACACGAGATAAAAAAAAGCCCCACGCAAGCAGAAGCGGCAGAAGCAAAGGCGAACATCCATACCTAACGGTCCTTGCGTTGAACCCAAGCACCGCCTTACGCCAATCCTCTCGTTTTCCTTGCAACTAAGCAGACAACAATTCCTCACTCATCAAACACGGCGTCGTCGCTATGCATTTCGCTCGATTCGATTCGTTCTGGgcgttggagacgattttcggTGTGATCCGCGGGACTAGGATTGGTTAATCGCCGGATTGGTTTTGGGTATTCTGGGTTTGGTTGGAAATGAGCACGCAGAGGCAGCAGGTGGCCGTCCGGGACCTCGTTGAGGAAGCCAAGAAGCGGATTGTTTTTCTCGCCATTTGCGTCGTTGGCTTGTCGTATCTTATGTCCTGTAAGCTCTTCTTCTTTGGGgttacttttttcttttgtttggaaatttcaaattttggtatttggcttttgatttaatttaatttctgaTCAAATTTGGATTGATTTGTATTGTTGAATAGCTGTCGGTGTGATGATTACCGTGTGAATGTGCATTGCAAGGAATCTAATTTCTTGCTCCTCCTTTTTAATTTTGTGGGAAATGTTTTGAGTAAAAAAATACTTCAATTCGAATAAGAAAGTGGTCGCCTTTTCCTTGTGTATGCCATTTCTTGAGCTAATTAGTTAATCCTATTCATCTCCCAGTATTACCCATTTAATGATTATCCAGTTTTCGGTTGGAGTTTACATTATCGGTACCGGAAATCTATCTTGGGTTCTGGTTCATTATAGTTGTAGATTGCATGCTTCAGCTTCATATTGTCCGACTGTTTAAGGGCAtgctttgaaattttgattacTTGTGTTAGAAGCCAGCATTTTGATTACTCGAGGTGTGGcttattgttattttaatttcagTGACGAGCTCCTCTGTCTGGGTGAACTTGCCTGCTGCTGCCTCGTTGATTGTCATCGTTCGTTATTTGTCACTAGATTATGACATGCGAAGAAAAGCTGCAGCATACAACAGCAAGCCTCCCTCGGCAAATACTACTTCTCAAAACAAACCTATTCAGTGGCCTAAAACTAGTCAAAAGTCTGAGTGGAGAAGGAAAGTTAATTCTCCTGTTGTCGAAGAAGCTATTGATCACTTCACCCGGCATCTAGTTTCTGAGTTTGTGACCGATCTATGGTATTCTCAACTAACACCGGATAGACAAGGTCCAGAAGAACTGGCGTGCATTGTGAATGGTGTTCTTGGGGAACTTTCAGCACGCATGAGGAATATAAATCTAATTGATCTTCTCACAAGGTTCTTTTTATTAACCATGTACAACAGGGTGCTATATAAGACTAACTAAATGGTTACTGAAGATCTAATGTTTATATGATGGTGCAGGGATCTTATTAATCTCATATGCTCTCACTTGGAGCTTTTCCGCGTAGCTCAAGCAAAGGTTCAAAAGCAACATTCGGGATTCCTTACAGTTGAAAAACGAGATATGGAAATAAGACTCGTCTTGGCTGCTGAAAACAAATTGCACCCTGCTTTATTTTCTGCAGAAGCTGAGcacaaggtttttttttcttttttcctctttctctctgatACTTTGCTTTGTCAATCTGTAAATTTGACCTGAAGGACTGAGGTATGGTCATTTATAATCTGCTTTCTCAATTGTGATGAACATGTTTTCTTTACTATTCATCTGCAGGTTTTGCAGCATCTGATGGATGGCCTTATCTCTTTCTCGTTCAGGCCTGAAGATCTGCAATGCGCTCTATTCCGTTATATTGTCAGAGAACTACTTGCTTGTGCAGTAATGCGACCTGTATTAAACTTGGCTAGTCCCAGGTATTCATTGGTTTCGTTTGAGTTATTTTTATATACAAACTGCTGTTGTTAACTCTTCAACTTTTTGGTGACAGGTTTATTAATGAAAGAATTGAATTGTTGGTCATTAAAATGACCGAGGCTAAAGGTGTTACTGTGGAACAAGAGGCATCTCAATCCAAACAAGAGGGGCCCTCAAAAATATCATCTAATCACTTTTCTAGGTTCTTAGATCCTTCTGTTACTGGTGTTGAACTTGTGCAACTCAAAAATGGCCAGTCCAAAACTGCTGTGGAGACACCTGCAACAGCAAATGTAAATGGATCAAAAGATCCATTGCTCTCGGTTGATACTCAATCTTCCCGTTCGTGGAGCACATTGCGAATGAACTCCCTCACTAGCAATGAAAGAGTTACAGAACATAACCAATCGGGAGGAGAATGGGGAGATATGTTAGATCTGATGTCTCGCAGAAAGACTGAAGCCCTTGCtcctgaaaattttgaaaacatgTGGGCAAAAGGGAGAAATTTCAGAAAGAAGGAAGGTGAAATAATTGAGCATTCTTCTGGTGGGAAGTCAGTTACGGTAGATCATTTTATGGAAAAATCTAGGCccaaagataaggaaaatgttTCGAAGTTCAATTATTCTGACAGAGGCACTTGTCAAAACAATTTCCGCCCTGGAGATCAAAACATACCGAATCGCTATCGAGGTTTTTCATATCAGGATGATGATGAAGACGACCACATGCGGTTGGATGAGTTTGATACAGGAAGCAGTACTTCTTATACTTCTGAAGGCGAAGAAACAGACAGTGTTACAGGTCTTGATTCTCCTGGAACTAAAGTTTGGGATGGTAGAAGTAATAGAAATATGGCAATGTCTCACATTCATCACCCACTTGAAAATTCTGGACGCCATATCAGGAAACGGACTGTTAAAGGGAATCTTCACCTTAACAGATTGTCTAAAACCCAGTCTTTCCACAAAAGATCTAGACCAAGCAACAAGAAAGTGCCGGTTTGGCAAGAGGTAGAGAGAACAAGCTTCTTGTCTGGAGATGGACAGGACATACTTAATTCTCCAAATCGAGATGCAAATATTGACTCTAGTGATGATTCTGACATTGAAGGTTTGGGTAGAATTAACAGTGGGGCAGCCACTTCTTCATCTGCAACTTTACCTTTTGCGGATAGTCATAGCCTGAATTTTAATTCCCTGAAAAATTCTACAGTAGTGGATTCTTTTTTCAAGTTGAATTGTGAGGTACTTACTTAAATCTTAATACTTTGGCTTCGGTCTGCAGGCTGAATGTTGTTCTGATACATTgatagataaaaaataaaaataaaaaactgaactCGTTTTTGGTTGCAGGTATTGGGTGCAAATATTGTGAAGAGTGACTCAAAAACATTTGCTGTTTACTCCATAGCTGTTACGGATGTAAATAATAATAGTTGGTCAATCAAAAGAAGGTGCTACgatttttctctaatttttttctttcatcctTCAATTCTAAATGTAGTTTTTATAATgttagaagaagatgatgtATACTTCTCCCTTGTACCTTTGCTTTCGTAACTCATCATTATTGTGTTTCTCCCTACAGGTTTCGTCATTTTGAGGAGCTACATCGGCGTCTAAAAGAGTTTCCCGAGTACAACCTACACTTGCCACCAAAGCATTTTCTGTCAACTGGTTTGGATTTAGCTGTCATTCAAGAACGATGTAAAGCACTTGACCAGTATGTAAAGGTTAACAACTCAATCCCACTCTTCTTGCTCATTATTGTTTTTCATAAGTTATTTGAatgtaaattaaaatttggataTCCAACCCAACACTAATTAAGATTCTCTCTGGTCCCTCTATATTCCTATTTTGTTGTCAATGTTCTTTTGGTGCTTGGCCCCGAACTTCTAGGTCACCTTTGGCTGATTAAAACTCATTCAGCTGTACGTTGAGTGGATTGAGAACATGCACATATACATGAGTATTTAGTGATTGGAACATTAATTTGGGTTCTGGATGGTAGGATCAACATAGAAGCTTTTGGGGAAAATATAATTCCCAGAAGTTTTGGAATTTCAAAAGACATTTAAATTCCAATTTCAAAGTTAACATTCCATTTCCAGAATTTTGGAAAATTCTTTAGGATcgtgatattttttttgttttctgggagtgttggaatgtatgaaaaCTCTATGGAAAATTCATGGAATTGTTATAAGTTGAAACCACTTTGGCAAAGACATTAAACAATTCTCAACAGtactaaaacaaaattattacaaaatggaaaaaaaacaactcaattataacaaaaaataCAACTCATAATTGTAGACTAGAGAAAGTGACGTAATTCATGCAAGATAGTGAGAGAAAGGACTGGTAATGTAGTCAAAACATTAATTCATCCTaattactgaaaaaaaaaggccatTAGAAGAATAGAAACTCAAACACAGGCAGGCACAAAGTTGAGAAATTGAGAATTGGACAAGATAGAAATTGAGAATTGGACAAGATAGAAAGAGTCCCTACACTTCTCAGTAATTAAAATCAGGGATGATTGGGTGTATAAAAGTTGTTAAAACATGCACATGAAATTAGGACATATAGAGTAAACATGTTACAcatgaagaatgttttgaattacTCAGATCGAGGGTGTTTGGAATTTCAGATTTTGAGTTTCATTTTGTGATGGTAAATTGGAATTTTAAGACTGATTGCGGATGGAATCAAAATGTTCAATCTGGCTTGGAGCTTTAAACATGACCGTTAAATATGAGAGTTTAAGGCAACTAAATTATGTGGAATAATTCCACTCTATTTAACAATTTTTGCTCTGGATAAAAATATTCATGCCTTAAGCTTTTAATTGCTCATAAACTCTCATCTGTTGTTTTCAGAAACTTATGCAGCTTCCAAGAGTTTCAGGATCCATTGAAGTTTGGGACTTTCTAAGTGTTGACTCCCAGGTTCAGTAATCTCTTACTGATTTTAATAACAGGGGAGGCAGTTGATCTTTGAAAATTTACGAGAAAAGCTTACCTGTTTTATCTTTCAAATGCAGACTTATCTATTTACAAATTCCTTTTCTATAATCGAAACACTGTCAGGTAAATCAGTTACATGCATAATTTGAATTCATTAGTCTTGTTTCCTTATTCTTTCTCACTCTGAT belongs to Malus sylvestris chromosome 17, drMalSylv7.2, whole genome shotgun sequence and includes:
- the LOC126610707 gene encoding uncharacterized protein LOC126610707; the protein is MSTQRQQVAVRDLVEEAKKRIVFLAICVVGLSYLMSLTSSSVWVNLPAAASLIVIVRYLSLDYDMRRKAAAYNSKPPSANTTSQNKPIQWPKTSQKSEWRRKVNSPVVEEAIDHFTRHLVSEFVTDLWYSQLTPDRQGPEELACIVNGVLGELSARMRNINLIDLLTRDLINLICSHLELFRVAQAKVQKQHSGFLTVEKRDMEIRLVLAAENKLHPALFSAEAEHKVLQHLMDGLISFSFRPEDLQCALFRYIVRELLACAVMRPVLNLASPRFINERIELLVIKMTEAKGVTVEQEASQSKQEGPSKISSNHFSRFLDPSVTGVELVQLKNGQSKTAVETPATANVNGSKDPLLSVDTQSSRSWSTLRMNSLTSNERVTEHNQSGGEWGDMLDLMSRRKTEALAPENFENMWAKGRNFRKKEGEIIEHSSGGKSVTVDHFMEKSRPKDKENVSKFNYSDRGTCQNNFRPGDQNIPNRYRGFSYQDDDEDDHMRLDEFDTGSSTSYTSEGEETDSVTGLDSPGTKVWDGRSNRNMAMSHIHHPLENSGRHIRKRTVKGNLHLNRLSKTQSFHKRSRPSNKKVPVWQEVERTSFLSGDGQDILNSPNRDANIDSSDDSDIEGLGRINSGAATSSSATLPFADSHSLNFNSLKNSTVVDSFFKLNCEVLGANIVKSDSKTFAVYSIAVTDVNNNSWSIKRRFRHFEELHRRLKEFPEYNLHLPPKHFLSTGLDLAVIQERCKALDQYVKKLMQLPRVSGSIEVWDFLSVDSQTYLFTNSFSIIETLSVDLDDKPSGKSKKVSNFGGPVTDLYSLKREQGTGVKGSALQLKNNAVADGLRVNTKVSDSQVKSPGKEFGKSLFNSGTDSGARAKKDLSSVTNLGKTIKGREEQESELFLDADRDPTLPTEWVPPNLSAPILDLVDVIFQLQDGGWIRRKAFWVAKQILQLGMGDAFDDWLIEKIQLLRKGLVVASGIKRVEQILWPDGIFITKHPKRKPPPPTNLSQNSPQGQKPSAISSPRLDERQQQEADRRAKFVYELMIDHAPAAIVGLVGSKEYDKCAKDLYYFLQSSVCLKQLGFDLLELLLLSTFPEMDYVFKQLHEEKYRFGEFRAQ